Genomic DNA from Solanum dulcamara chromosome 4, daSolDulc1.2, whole genome shotgun sequence:
AAAATCCGTACTACTACACACCGCAGCAGCAATGTTTAAAACTCCATGGAATCTTCCAGAAGGCCGCCTAACTTGTACAGCTGTGAAAGCTGGAGTTGCAGTACTAATTCCATGATTCGTAATTCCGTTAAGACAACTACTTATCAGTAAACGAACAGTACCGATGAGAAAATCCTTGATGTAACCAACGGCATAGATTTCAACGGAGACACCGGAGGTTTCAGCAGAAATAAATTCCGGCGAAACACGGAAGAGGAATTTGTCGTTCCATGTAGGGTTTTCACCGCCGAGATGATCAATCTTGGTACGAAGCTTGGTGGATGAATCAACCCAGATTATGGCGTAAGTTTGCATACGGCGCAAGTTAGCGACTGGGGTTTTGAGGGATTGAGCAGAGATCAAGTTGATCTCCAGAATTTGAGTTCCCTCTTCCATGGGGAGCTTAGCAGCTTCTTGTTGTTTCTCTCCAGATTCTGTTTCTCCGTGTGCTAATAAGAATACATGTTGATGTACGATTGAAGAAAAATTGATGGTTTAACAAGAACAAGAATTGAAATTTTCTTGATTCAATTCATGTTTCCAGAGAAAGAAAAATGAGCTAAGGACTCCGAGCGATAGAGAGAGAAACAGAGGATTTCCCGCAAAGTCTCTCCTCCCCGCCAGCCGGCAAAGATTTCTCTGTTTGGAATTACATATAAACTCTTTGCTGGATTGACCGGCTCTAGATTGGTAGTGGGCTGGGCTGACCATGTGGCTTGCTTAATGGGTCATTTGCACTTTGTTCCTATTTTGTGCTGCTATTTAACTTTTGTCCATCATAATGAATGGAATAATTTTTAATCATAACTTTATATTTTCGTATCATAATTTTTCTTAAGTTTTGCTCGAATATGTTAAACTTATGCCTCACTAGATATAAGTTCAattgttaaaaagaaaaaaataaatactaacTCATTTGAAGGACAAAATCGTATAATCTAATATTGCTTAATTCCATCATCTTTTATTCTAATTCCAATTTAGCATAAACCTCCCTACAAAAATATGTACAACTTTCGTGTCTTTCCCGTTTAACTTACATTCATCTCTCATTCTCACTAGAATTTAGGTAAATGTAGAAGATCATATGCATGCTCCATTACTTACTTGGACGGAGTCGATGGGTGATCAATAAGATCCATGACCTATGTTGGTGACCTAAGGTCAATCCAAGTTAtcggaaaataaataaatattcattctccattttcttttattctaaTCAATTTGAGTTAGTGCAAagtctaaaataattaaaatgttCATGAATTTTTATGGTGTTAAATGTTGCCTTGACATTTGTATGActataaaattatgttattgaagtgaaataaataaattaaaaaagttaAGTGATATTCATATAAGATTTGTATGACTTAAACACGTGTGGGATATCTATAATATCTGTCCTTCCTCTCTCTTATTGTGTTCTAAATTGGAAGAGAGGAGAAAAtagctttttttctttttgcattcAAAGGCGTGACTTAGTGGTCAATGAAATGACCATCATGAGCTTTCAAATTTAATTCTCATCTCACGAAGGCAAGACTACTAGGCGGTTCTTCAAATTTGTCCAAGTTTTAGTTGATAGAGTTATCCAATATCTGTATTGATGGAAGATAGCAAATCTCGTAAGATAGACATAAATAGATCCGAACATCACAACTACATGAAAAAAAGGAGGGAGTAGATCTTTGGCATTTTCTTAGAGAACGTTATAAACACATCGAAGTGTTTTATTTTGTAGTTTGACAGGAAATAATATAGATACGTCCTTGTTAAATTTAACTCTAATTAATGTATGCACTTCTTTTTCTATTATAATAAATCTCCCCGGAAAAAGTTAACACAATTAACAATAACGTTTTGGACAAGACTTCTAATTGAGTCCCATATTCTCTTAGATATCCTAAGAAAATTATATAATGTAAaacttcaatttatttattttaaaaataaaaaagaagaagaaggaggaacATCTAGATATTAGGAAAAGTAATCAACCATATAATTACGTATACTAATTAGTATCCATCAACTAATTCCCTTACgtataaatatatgatcaaTGTGTCCCTCAATTAGAGGAGATTTTCTCTAAAATAAAACACAGAATACGAATCCTTACCAATTCCCTTCACCCTTATACACTTAAATAATTTGTTTCCTTCTCTTCTACGTGTGTTCATATTATTACTACCATGGCGTATTCCTCATCAAGGCAAGCAAAGTACAAATTACTTACTGTACAAGTAAAATCTGCTCAATTTGATGTGAAAAAGAAGGGCAAATGCTACGTAAAAGTCTCCACACACAGAGAAAATCAACTCAAAACAAGTAAGATTAAGATGTTTACCAATCAACAATGGAGCCAAAAGTTTGTTTTCGTCGTTCCGAACAATGGAAGCTCTAGTCTTCGTTTCGAAATTTTTAAAGCTGGCAAGTTTTTATCGCGAGACTCTTTGTTAGGTGTTGCTGAGTACCGATTGGATTCCGAGAGCGAAGAAGAGGAAAGTGCTGTATATGATACCGACACAGAGTACAAATCGGATAGTGATGGTGATGAGGATTATCCGTCGTTTTGTTCGAATTTCAGGGTTTCGGAGAGTCTGAAGATATGGCGGTGTGGTAGTGATAAGATCTCGAGGGGGGAGTTGAATGTAGAGATTGAATTGGGAAAAAATCCATCGATGGTTGGTGATTTTAACTGGAAGAGATTTGGCATGAGGTATAAAGATTTTATGATGGAAGAAACAAAGCGTCATTACAGTGTATGTGTGTGTTTTGCTCCTACTACAGAGCAGTTGCaggtttaaaatttgaatttcatgGGTTCTGAAATCAACTATGATTTCATGGATCAGTGATCGATATACATATTCAATAATTTACTTAACACATATACAAAATTTGGGCATTATATTCAATAGCTAGCCTAATTATGTGTTTTTCTTGTTTCAATTTTTACAATGGTAGAGTTTACTTTTATCTTAGTAATTAGTTCCTCTTGGTAGTACTAAGAGTTAATATCCATTTTCATGCGAAATTGCGAATAATGTCGTTTCGTGGGATATTAATTAGTGATATTTTGGAGTCTTACTTGGCTAAGAACTTCTTTATATAcattccttttcttctttttgtaattcataaatcATAGCATGCAATTATTGATTGAAGAGGGTGATCATCTGTTACCATTTAAATGCAGAATTAAGAACATGAAAAAGAGAGTTTAGCAGAGTATATAATACGTCGAAGGAGAGAATGATGTCTAAGTAGAAACGAACATTTTGAACATAATAACTACTATCACGCCTCAGTGCCAAACAAGTTTGAAGTCTTCTATTGCATAAGAAGCAAAACCAGAAGGGACAACAACTGAGCAGACAAAGACGTACTTATACATAGCATACAATGGAACACAAACAGACCACATGAACCAAACTATTATTACATCAAAACGAATCACCAAGATTTTTGAACTTACATTGCCAACCCCACAGCTCTCTCTCTAAGTGAGTCATTCAATGGCTTTACACAGGCTGATCCAGTTGGTGGTACCCTATTTCGTTTCAATTTCAGCTTCTTCTTCTTGGACAATTTCTTCTCCAGGTCCTTAACTCTTCCAGAAAGACTCGATATGGCACTTAGTTGTTCATTCCCTGATTTGATTAGTTTCTCCATCATCTCCCTTAATTTTTCATTCTCCTCTATAAGTTTTCTGTCGCTCTCAGACAGCGCATCACTGTCACAGGATACTTGGCTAGCAGTTGGTGATGATGGTGATATGTCCACTTTCTTCCATTCTTTAAGCTCGTTTGTACCCATAACTTGTACTTCAGTAGGCGTCGAACCAAATGAATGAGAAGCATCAGCAGAATTACCTTCCAAAGCATCACATGTTGATGTATATGTGCTGTGGTCCTCTGCTTCATCAAGCTCTTTCTCCCCTGACAGCTTTGTCCCGGTAGTTGCAGCTTCTGATGTTGGAGTAGCCATAGCTTTACTTCTGTCCTCTGGTTCCTCAGTCACAGGTGCAGCATTATCGGCCTCCACTGGTTCTTTCCCCTGCATCTCGAAGTTCTCCTCCTCATGCCTCTGCTCAACTTCCACATTGTGCTCTTTGCCTTCATCATCAGGTTCAGAGACGGCAGCGTCATTGCGAGCTGGTAATTCCTCACCTTGCACCTCCTTATTTTCCTCCCCAACTTTCTGCTTATCCTGAATGAGGTACTCCTGAGCTTCATCATTGGTAACGGTATCTGACGATTGTTCTATGTTTTTTCCTGAATCACGGATTTCACTATCTCTGTCTATTGCATTTTGCATTTT
This window encodes:
- the LOC129884731 gene encoding BON1-associated protein 2; the protein is MEEGTQILEINLISAQSLKTPVANLRRMQTYAIIWVDSSTKLRTKIDHLGGENPTWNDKFLFRVSPEFISAETSGVSVEIYAVGYIKDFLIGTVRLLISSCLNGITNHGISTATPAFTAVQVRRPSGRFHGVLNIAAAVCSSTDFSLLNGLSAICFRDLMEEKENGGRWRRRRLSRGGSKRSEPPSSGGESYDFSDSADSTASSSSSSAMSTALKDYNCVPTAAEMTGKRDLKSDGGGLLCGLMIHKKIPFCPFDQNSGFWTESFEEEP